In Deltaproteobacteria bacterium, a single genomic region encodes these proteins:
- a CDS encoding sigma-54-dependent Fis family transcriptional regulator has product MPTLLIVEDEAVLARNLAKAFSRQGYEVHHAANVAEATRIASVTPLDIVLLDLRLPDGSGLDVLDALIANDPDQPVVMMTAYGSVADAVRAMQRGARDFVQKPLDLDEIALKVEHALKSTRQRREISYYRERGSAAGTILGESPGAERLRTLITRIARMTAGPGAPAPTVLLLGETGSGKGHVARALHAASGRRDGPFIEVNCTALPENLVEAELFGYERGAFTDAKTARAGLFETAEGGTLFLDEIGHISGALQAKFLKVIEEKVVRRIGANAARRIDVQIIAATNRDLEAATRLGEFREDLYQRLSVAVIRIPPLREREGDALRLARDLLNDACRRYSVPPRALSPEAEAAIARHPWPGNVRELGNTMERVVLFSDNDPVRIEDLGLPDSAPAAGRVTVAPSGEIQIDFPDGGLSLEAVERALLVRALDKAGNQSAAARLLGISRDTLRYRMEKFGLGD; this is encoded by the coding sequence ATGCCTACGCTGTTGATCGTCGAAGACGAAGCGGTGCTTGCCCGCAATCTCGCCAAGGCGTTCTCACGTCAGGGCTACGAGGTCCACCACGCGGCCAATGTCGCCGAGGCCACACGGATCGCGTCGGTTACACCGCTCGACATCGTGCTACTCGACTTGCGTCTGCCCGATGGCAGCGGTCTCGACGTCCTCGATGCGCTCATCGCGAATGACCCGGACCAGCCGGTAGTCATGATGACGGCCTACGGCTCGGTCGCCGATGCGGTGCGCGCGATGCAGCGCGGCGCGCGCGATTTCGTGCAGAAGCCGCTCGACCTCGACGAGATCGCGCTCAAGGTCGAGCATGCCCTGAAGAGCACGCGCCAACGGCGCGAGATCTCGTACTACCGCGAACGCGGCAGCGCGGCCGGAACGATTCTCGGCGAATCCCCCGGCGCCGAACGTCTCCGCACATTGATCACCCGCATCGCGCGGATGACCGCCGGACCCGGCGCGCCGGCACCGACCGTACTGCTGCTAGGCGAAACCGGCAGCGGCAAGGGGCATGTCGCGCGCGCGTTGCACGCCGCCAGCGGACGCCGTGATGGCCCATTCATCGAAGTCAACTGCACCGCGCTACCGGAAAATCTGGTCGAGGCCGAATTGTTCGGCTACGAGCGCGGCGCGTTCACCGACGCCAAGACCGCCCGCGCTGGGTTGTTCGAGACCGCCGAGGGCGGCACGCTGTTTCTCGACGAGATCGGGCACATCTCGGGTGCGCTGCAAGCGAAGTTTCTGAAAGTGATCGAGGAGAAAGTTGTGCGCCGCATCGGCGCCAACGCCGCGCGGCGCATCGATGTGCAGATCATCGCTGCAACGAATCGCGATCTCGAAGCCGCGACGCGACTCGGTGAGTTTCGCGAGGACCTCTACCAGCGCTTGTCGGTTGCGGTGATCCGCATTCCTCCGTTGCGCGAACGTGAAGGCGACGCGCTGCGACTCGCGCGCGATTTGTTGAACGACGCGTGCCGCCGTTACAGCGTCCCGCCGCGCGCGCTGTCGCCGGAAGCCGAGGCCGCGATTGCGCGGCATCCCTGGCCCGGCAACGTGCGCGAACTCGGCAACACGATGGAACGCGTCGTGTTGTTCAGCGACAACGATCCCGTGCGGATCGAAGATCTCGGCTTACCTGACAGCGCACCGGCGGCCGGGCGCGTGACGGTCGCGCCATCGGGGGAGATCCAGATCGATTTTCCCGATGGCGGCCTCTCGCTCGAAGCCGTCGAGCGCGCGCTGCTTGTCCGTGCCCTCGACAAAGCCGGCAACCAAAGCGCCGCTGCCCGCTTGCTCGGCATCTCGCGCGACACTCTACGCTATCGGATGGAGAAGTTCGGGTTGGGGGACTAG
- the lnt gene encoding apolipoprotein N-acyltransferase: MARPTWQRWTLAAVSGVLLTVIYPPFEVSAVTWIALTPLILAVDATRARAAFALGWFTGTIGVLGVTGWWIFHAAYVYFQLGFLGAAVFTVGVTQVFVALYFGVFGVLASLVSGWRLRGVLIPALFVASEYARAHLLTGNPWALLGHAQRNDALAQLCDLTGVFGLSFVLALSATAVAEVGRSRVPVVLAAVTIALTWAYGEWRLANLGSAEATVPMVLVQGNLPNDERGRPERFAAHLDRYLALSERPDSSRPALIVWPENAIGFFPAENPELLGGITALLRRDDTALLTGAPRAGDRPGVAAVYNSAYLLTADGVGSVYDKRKLLPFVEQFPLRPADGPFLAGGPPTIFPLAGTQFGVLICYEAIYPELARDEVQRGARVLINLSNDSWFEAGAGPEQHFQLARFRAIENRVSLVRVTNSGISGVIDPAGREIARLPVRTPVAQTVAVPIGSGESFYSRHGDVFALLCVALSAGVLFRHAAARWT, from the coding sequence ATGGCGCGACCTACTTGGCAACGGTGGACCTTGGCTGCCGTGAGCGGGGTGTTGCTCACAGTGATCTACCCGCCGTTCGAGGTATCGGCCGTCACCTGGATCGCGCTCACACCTTTGATCCTCGCCGTCGATGCGACTCGGGCGCGGGCGGCGTTCGCGCTCGGATGGTTCACCGGCACGATCGGTGTGCTCGGCGTCACCGGCTGGTGGATCTTTCACGCGGCCTACGTCTACTTTCAGCTTGGATTCCTCGGCGCCGCGGTGTTCACGGTTGGGGTGACGCAAGTATTCGTCGCGCTCTACTTCGGCGTGTTCGGTGTGCTGGCATCCCTCGTCAGCGGCTGGCGGCTACGCGGCGTCTTGATTCCCGCGCTGTTCGTCGCCAGTGAGTACGCGCGCGCGCATCTGTTGACGGGCAACCCATGGGCGCTGCTCGGTCACGCGCAACGCAACGACGCGCTGGCTCAGTTGTGCGATCTCACCGGTGTCTTCGGTCTGTCGTTCGTGCTGGCGTTGTCGGCGACGGCGGTGGCCGAGGTGGGTCGCTCGCGCGTGCCGGTTGTGCTCGCGGCCGTGACGATCGCGCTGACCTGGGCGTACGGGGAGTGGCGCCTTGCAAATCTTGGCAGCGCCGAGGCTACCGTGCCGATGGTGTTGGTGCAGGGAAATCTGCCCAACGACGAGCGCGGCCGGCCGGAGCGATTTGCGGCGCACCTCGATCGCTATCTCGCGCTGTCTGAGCGACCCGACTCGTCACGGCCAGCGCTGATCGTGTGGCCGGAGAACGCAATCGGGTTCTTTCCCGCGGAGAACCCGGAACTCCTCGGTGGTATCACCGCGCTGCTGCGTCGCGACGACACCGCGCTGCTGACGGGCGCGCCACGCGCAGGTGATCGACCGGGCGTCGCCGCGGTGTACAACTCGGCGTACCTACTCACCGCCGACGGTGTGGGCAGTGTGTACGACAAGCGCAAGCTGCTGCCGTTCGTCGAGCAATTTCCGCTACGGCCAGCCGACGGTCCGTTTCTGGCTGGCGGTCCGCCGACGATCTTCCCGCTCGCCGGCACTCAGTTCGGTGTCCTGATCTGCTACGAGGCGATCTATCCCGAGTTGGCGCGCGATGAAGTGCAACGCGGTGCGCGAGTGCTGATCAATCTCTCGAATGACTCGTGGTTCGAAGCCGGGGCGGGGCCGGAGCAGCATTTTCAACTCGCGCGCTTCCGCGCGATCGAGAATCGCGTCAGCCTGGTACGCGTCACCAACAGCGGAATCAGTGGCGTCATCGATCCCGCCGGACGCGAGATCGCTCGTCTCCCGGTCCGAACACCTGTGGCCCAAACGGTCGCCGTCCCGATCGGATCAGGCGAATCATTTTATTCTCGCCACGGTGATGTGTTCGCGCTGCTGTGCGTTGCCTTGTCGGCCGGCGTGCTTTTTCGGCACGCGGCGGCGCGTTGGACTTAA
- a CDS encoding GAF domain-containing protein, giving the protein MTRPERRSWPQVGWRYWVAAAGAAAIVLVCALNSLRWIDRPFPGFFLWENLFVPAVGDPNWTGYRAGIPFQSRLLAMNGRPVTSAAEVYRATATLPVGSAVEYAFASTAAAPPVTLTIPTMRFMVAEYLWTLGNYLAVGALLTLLGFTVYLLRPSAPAARAMWSGGTVWGLYLVTSTDIFGPGWFRPLFLLLQAIGPVTLVHVALTFPVERQILRRYPWLLPALYATALVLGLTNILLFARSVTIVLLIDRLVPVTGLLLLGLLAQAFWHPPSAAARQRLKIAALGAGAAFLVPIAGFSLFYFGGINFPLNFVTMPMALFPVAIGYAIVKHDLFEVDAIIRRTVAWAILTALIATVYLAGAGLLDLVFAGRGARGVQLLLLLALVSVFNPLRNRVQAAVDFLFARDRYDYRRTVTRASQALVSLLDVEAIVARILRTITDTIHVDFGAVWLRLDGSGYNLQAVAGALATTMLPQRLDHRSPLVTQLEDEPQRVLTDESGEGDVAIASELGRLHTTLVVPMAFEQRLAGFVALGHKESGAFYSREDLELVRTLANQGAVALQNARSYRALAQANADLVAAQARLIQAERFAAIGEVSAAVAHGIRNPLAGIKAAAQFANMELPADHPLRENIADVIGEADKLEARIKALLDFAKPFEPRHAPCRIQDIVAAALASLRSQIGTSGITVVDHIDAALPDAQLDPAQIEEMMLVLLSNAIEAMPAGGTLTVIAALTADDQHLRIEVADTGRGISPEQMPRLFKLFATTKPAGTGIGLAVAKKIVERHGGSISADSTAGQGCRFIVELPLMPEGTT; this is encoded by the coding sequence ATGACGCGACCAGAGCGAAGGAGTTGGCCACAAGTTGGCTGGCGGTATTGGGTCGCCGCCGCCGGCGCCGCCGCCATCGTGTTGGTCTGCGCCCTCAACTCCTTGCGCTGGATCGATCGGCCATTCCCGGGCTTCTTTTTGTGGGAGAACCTCTTCGTCCCCGCCGTCGGCGATCCAAACTGGACCGGCTACCGAGCCGGGATTCCGTTCCAATCGCGATTGCTCGCGATGAACGGTCGGCCGGTGACCTCGGCCGCGGAAGTGTACCGCGCGACGGCGACCCTGCCGGTCGGCAGCGCGGTCGAGTATGCGTTCGCGTCAACCGCCGCGGCGCCGCCCGTCACGCTGACGATTCCGACCATGCGCTTCATGGTGGCCGAGTATCTGTGGACGCTCGGCAACTATCTCGCCGTCGGCGCGCTGCTCACGCTGTTGGGATTCACCGTCTACCTCCTGCGTCCGAGCGCACCGGCGGCGCGCGCCATGTGGAGCGGCGGCACGGTGTGGGGTCTCTACCTGGTAACCTCGACGGACATCTTCGGTCCGGGATGGTTTCGTCCGCTCTTCCTGCTGCTGCAAGCCATCGGTCCGGTGACGCTGGTACACGTCGCCCTCACCTTCCCAGTCGAGCGTCAGATTCTCCGCCGCTATCCCTGGCTGCTGCCGGCCCTGTACGCGACGGCCCTCGTGTTGGGGCTCACCAACATCCTGCTCTTCGCACGGTCGGTGACGATAGTGCTGCTCATCGATCGGCTGGTTCCTGTGACCGGATTGCTGCTGCTCGGTCTCCTCGCGCAAGCCTTTTGGCACCCACCATCAGCAGCCGCGCGCCAGCGGTTGAAGATCGCCGCTCTCGGCGCTGGCGCCGCGTTTCTCGTACCGATCGCCGGCTTCTCGCTCTTCTATTTCGGCGGCATCAACTTCCCGCTCAACTTCGTCACCATGCCGATGGCGCTGTTTCCGGTGGCGATCGGCTACGCCATCGTTAAACACGATCTGTTCGAAGTCGACGCGATCATCCGCCGCACGGTGGCGTGGGCGATCCTGACGGCACTGATCGCAACGGTCTATCTCGCTGGCGCCGGGCTGCTCGACCTGGTGTTCGCCGGACGCGGCGCGCGCGGCGTCCAACTCCTGTTGCTGCTGGCGCTGGTGTCGGTTTTCAACCCGCTGCGCAATCGCGTGCAGGCGGCAGTCGACTTTCTGTTCGCGCGCGACCGCTACGACTACCGCCGCACCGTGACTCGAGCGAGTCAGGCGCTCGTGTCGCTGCTCGATGTCGAAGCCATCGTGGCGCGCATTCTGCGGACGATTACCGACACGATCCACGTCGACTTCGGCGCGGTGTGGCTGCGCCTCGATGGCTCCGGCTACAACTTGCAGGCCGTCGCCGGCGCACTGGCTACGACGATGCTGCCGCAGCGGCTCGACCACCGCAGCCCGCTGGTGACACAGTTGGAAGACGAGCCACAGCGCGTGCTCACCGACGAGTCAGGCGAAGGTGACGTCGCCATCGCGTCAGAGCTCGGCCGTCTGCACACGACGTTGGTGGTACCGATGGCGTTCGAGCAGCGATTGGCTGGATTCGTGGCGCTGGGCCACAAAGAGTCTGGGGCCTTCTATTCCCGCGAAGATTTGGAATTGGTCCGCACGCTCGCCAATCAGGGCGCAGTCGCACTACAGAACGCGCGCTCGTACCGCGCGCTGGCGCAAGCGAACGCCGACTTGGTCGCCGCGCAGGCGCGGCTCATCCAAGCGGAACGCTTCGCCGCCATCGGCGAAGTGTCGGCCGCGGTCGCGCACGGCATCCGCAATCCGCTCGCCGGCATCAAGGCCGCCGCGCAGTTCGCCAACATGGAGCTGCCGGCCGATCACCCGCTGCGCGAGAACATCGCCGACGTGATCGGCGAGGCGGACAAGCTGGAGGCGCGCATCAAAGCCCTGCTCGACTTCGCAAAACCGTTCGAGCCGCGTCACGCGCCGTGTCGAATCCAGGATATCGTTGCGGCCGCGCTCGCCTCACTGCGCAGCCAGATTGGCACCAGCGGCATCACGGTCGTCGATCACATCGACGCCGCGCTGCCCGACGCTCAACTCGATCCGGCGCAGATCGAGGAAATGATGCTCGTGCTCCTCTCCAACGCCATCGAAGCGATGCCGGCCGGCGGCACACTCACCGTCATCGCCGCCCTGACAGCCGACGACCAGCACCTCCGCATCGAGGTGGCCGACACCGGTCGCGGCATTTCCCCCGAACAGATGCCGCGCTTGTTCAAGTTGTTCGCGACCACCAAGCCGGCCGGCACGGGCATCGGCTTGGCGGTGGCGAAAAAGATCGTCGAGCGCCACGGCGGCAGCATCAGCGCGGACAGCACTGCGGGACAGGGTTGCCGCTTCATCGTCGAGCTGCCGCTCATGCCGGAAGGAACGACCTGA
- a CDS encoding type II toxin-antitoxin system VapC family toxin, producing the protein MLLDSNIIIYAAQPEQGALRAFVEEKAPAVSVISRIEVLGYHQLQQPERESLDRFFEAAEVLPLSESVVERAVHLRIQRRMSLGDSIIAATALVHQLTLVTHNTEDFAWIRELRLLDPLTSKSKKGAVRSRTVRR; encoded by the coding sequence ATGCTACTCGACAGCAACATCATCATCTACGCGGCGCAGCCAGAGCAGGGTGCTTTGCGCGCATTTGTGGAAGAGAAGGCGCCCGCCGTCTCGGTGATCAGTCGCATCGAAGTGCTCGGGTACCACCAGCTGCAGCAACCGGAGCGCGAATCACTCGACCGATTCTTCGAAGCGGCAGAGGTGCTGCCGCTCTCTGAGTCGGTGGTCGAGCGCGCGGTGCATCTGCGCATTCAACGTCGGATGTCCTTGGGTGATTCCATCATCGCGGCGACCGCTCTCGTACACCAGCTGACCCTCGTGACACACAACACCGAGGACTTCGCCTGGATCAGGGAACTCAGGCTGTTGGATCCGCTCACATCGAAGTCCAAGAAGGGTGCGGTCCGCTCACGAACCGTGCGCCGCTGA
- a CDS encoding right-handed parallel beta-helix repeat-containing protein, giving the protein MNRTLRVAAVMMTLCATPRLGRAASAVFAGDPVDPVSGVPYEILPGFPLVLPGPDGVVGTPDDVIDTATIGDTDMVIRSGSVAAADVIPPPAAASPRSAWPVGVAGASGSGGVEIPFTVFLSDGAISSSAPFGHLLATSDMDGIPVIVAVFADFDGDGFIGPTNADASGASDNSREVGELEPIGRAVAVFSGGVARGSVAIRSGGPASRGGLKVALTALALTGPFDAGFFGGNIPSGPAISTALPFYPERDLSKLIRDRPVPALPNSTLQQVIRFASLPHADAVRPFALRLDGSSPTIDVALANAQPAVRVAFREYLEARRPALLGTSGPATYLRCHLIPVDRWGNPTDPPPGFTVSLHATAPLQVLRPRHGGASVTLRSSSGMRVIARVAAGSSDGAEGVLSAEHNGVVVASLRYRVSAGTTRALADAVVPSSDAPTIQAAIANVTDRNQDGRLVIAIRAGIYRENVLVNRTVELRGDDASTTFVQGDGTSAVLSVTAPDVVIRGFTAIGGASGFALTGPSTQLLESRAWRNQTTGVSVASSAVRVWQSAAVENGADGFAFDGATAASCTDSAALDNGGGGVVVSNAQNAQIERNRVAGNATGGLTMTTTTDSILIDNQSVDNFGPGIQIGGGEIGGAGGTASDRSGGSPQNNRLTNNLSAGNDGDGMNMDSTNGNLVSGNALDLNKGYGLFLRRSTDDDFSATPGVQGPLGDNTAEDNRRGDFFIRTN; this is encoded by the coding sequence ATGAACCGCACGCTGAGAGTTGCCGCGGTGATGATGACGCTGTGCGCCACGCCGCGACTCGGTCGCGCCGCGAGCGCGGTGTTCGCCGGCGATCCGGTCGATCCGGTGAGCGGCGTGCCGTATGAAATACTACCGGGCTTTCCGCTCGTGTTACCCGGCCCGGATGGCGTCGTGGGTACGCCCGACGACGTGATCGACACCGCGACCATCGGTGATACCGATATGGTGATCCGCAGCGGCTCGGTTGCGGCGGCTGACGTGATTCCACCGCCGGCGGCGGCAAGCCCGCGCAGCGCGTGGCCGGTTGGGGTCGCGGGCGCAAGCGGCAGCGGTGGCGTCGAGATTCCGTTCACCGTGTTCCTGTCCGATGGTGCAATCAGTTCCAGCGCACCGTTTGGGCACCTGCTCGCCACGAGCGACATGGACGGCATTCCCGTCATCGTTGCGGTCTTTGCCGACTTCGATGGTGACGGGTTCATCGGTCCGACCAATGCGGATGCCTCCGGTGCGAGTGACAATTCGCGCGAAGTAGGCGAGTTGGAGCCGATTGGGCGAGCCGTGGCCGTGTTCAGCGGCGGCGTGGCGCGCGGCAGTGTGGCGATTCGCAGCGGCGGGCCGGCGAGCCGCGGCGGCTTGAAGGTCGCGTTGACCGCGCTGGCGCTCACCGGGCCGTTCGACGCCGGCTTCTTTGGCGGCAACATCCCCAGCGGTCCCGCTATCAGCACGGCGCTGCCATTCTATCCCGAGCGCGACCTCAGCAAATTGATCCGTGACCGTCCGGTACCGGCGCTACCGAACTCGACGTTGCAGCAAGTGATTCGTTTCGCGTCGTTACCCCACGCGGATGCCGTGCGGCCCTTCGCCTTGCGGCTCGACGGCAGCTCACCGACGATCGATGTTGCGCTCGCGAACGCGCAGCCCGCCGTGCGTGTCGCCTTTCGCGAATACCTGGAGGCGCGCCGACCGGCACTGCTGGGTACCAGCGGACCAGCGACGTATCTGCGCTGCCATCTGATTCCAGTCGATCGCTGGGGAAACCCGACCGATCCGCCGCCCGGATTCACCGTCTCATTGCACGCGACCGCACCACTGCAGGTTCTGCGGCCGCGACATGGCGGTGCGAGTGTCACGCTTCGCTCGTCGTCGGGCATGCGCGTCATCGCTCGGGTCGCAGCGGGCAGCTCCGACGGGGCGGAGGGCGTGCTCAGCGCCGAGCACAACGGCGTGGTTGTCGCCAGCTTGCGCTACCGGGTCAGCGCCGGCACCACGCGCGCGCTCGCCGACGCGGTCGTTCCGAGCAGCGACGCGCCGACGATTCAGGCGGCAATCGCCAATGTCACCGACCGGAACCAAGACGGGCGATTGGTGATCGCCATCCGCGCCGGGATCTATCGCGAAAACGTGCTCGTCAACCGTACGGTCGAGCTGCGCGGTGACGATGCGTCGACGACCTTCGTGCAAGGCGATGGCACGTCCGCCGTGCTCTCGGTGACGGCGCCCGACGTGGTGATTCGCGGGTTCACGGCCATCGGCGGCGCGAGTGGGTTTGCGTTGACCGGCCCCTCGACTCAACTGCTGGAGAGCCGCGCCTGGCGCAATCAGACCACGGGCGTCAGCGTTGCCAGCAGCGCCGTCCGGGTGTGGCAGAGCGCTGCGGTGGAAAACGGCGCTGACGGCTTCGCGTTCGATGGCGCCACCGCAGCCTCGTGCACTGACAGCGCTGCGTTAGACAACGGTGGTGGCGGCGTCGTGGTGTCGAACGCGCAGAACGCGCAGATCGAGCGCAATCGCGTCGCCGGAAACGCCACCGGCGGTCTGACGATGACGACGACGACTGACAGCATACTCATCGACAATCAGAGCGTCGACAATTTTGGTCCCGGCATCCAGATCGGCGGTGGTGAGATTGGAGGCGCAGGTGGCACGGCTTCGGATCGCTCGGGTGGATCGCCGCAGAACAACCGGCTGACGAACAACCTGTCGGCCGGCAATGACGGCGATGGTATGAACATGGATTCGACCAACGGCAACCTGGTGTCCGGCAACGCGCTGGACCTGAACAAAGGCTACGGCTTGTTTCTGCGCCGTAGCACTGACGACGACTTCTCTGCCACGCCGGGTGTGCAAGGGCCGCTCGGCGACAACACGGCTGAAGACAATAGGCGCGGCGACTTCTTCATTCGCACGAACTGA
- a CDS encoding ATP-binding protein, which produces MSLAVLMSAGSAERVFEAFQRLRDDPGTAQERFHNYCANVLTSVERIHFDYKSKRDPQTPELGDDDKHNLAEAISGFANSGGGVILWGVIQKDETSVLKLQPLAQIQTFLSRLQQLGGQSTDPPAPGLDGAWIPASDYPGAGFAALLVPESPLPPHRVALKIGKIQHNYYVRSGSSFSVATHAQLEDMFGRRPQPKLVVAVRDEFPYDRSYKSWQINFDVVNEGRGTAKRVCVEFPSRDGVSAAAGIDNWRNVGGTCDPETGKPTSLFELLPQRVIHPGMAIRFDSVVRVGPPEFRPGESVNLQCTLYCEGCAPVRVSFEGSLEPVRDNRGS; this is translated from the coding sequence ATGAGTTTGGCGGTGTTGATGTCTGCGGGTAGCGCGGAGCGGGTGTTCGAAGCGTTTCAGCGACTACGTGACGATCCCGGAACGGCCCAGGAGCGGTTCCATAACTACTGCGCGAACGTTCTGACCTCTGTGGAGCGCATCCATTTTGACTACAAGAGCAAACGCGATCCTCAGACGCCAGAGCTGGGCGACGATGACAAGCACAATCTCGCCGAGGCGATCTCGGGGTTCGCGAACTCTGGCGGCGGCGTCATTCTGTGGGGAGTCATTCAGAAGGACGAGACTTCCGTTTTGAAGCTCCAGCCGCTTGCTCAGATTCAAACGTTCTTGAGCCGGTTGCAGCAGCTCGGTGGACAATCCACCGATCCGCCTGCGCCGGGGCTCGATGGGGCTTGGATACCCGCAAGTGACTACCCGGGCGCTGGCTTTGCTGCGCTCCTAGTTCCGGAGAGCCCGTTGCCTCCGCACCGGGTCGCGCTGAAGATCGGGAAGATCCAACACAACTACTATGTCCGGTCGGGCTCCAGCTTCTCTGTTGCCACGCACGCGCAGCTCGAGGACATGTTCGGAAGGCGACCGCAGCCAAAGCTAGTCGTCGCCGTCAGAGATGAGTTTCCATACGACCGATCATACAAGAGCTGGCAGATCAACTTCGACGTAGTCAATGAAGGACGCGGCACGGCAAAGCGAGTGTGTGTGGAGTTTCCGTCTAGGGATGGAGTGTCTGCGGCGGCTGGCATCGACAATTGGCGCAATGTGGGAGGTACGTGTGACCCAGAAACGGGGAAACCGACTTCCCTCTTCGAACTCCTTCCCCAGCGGGTAATCCATCCCGGCATGGCAATTCGCTTTGACAGCGTGGTGCGCGTAGGTCCGCCGGAGTTTCGGCCTGGAGAATCGGTCAACCTGCAGTGTACGCTTTACTGCGAAGGGTGCGCGCCGGTGCGTGTCTCCTTTGAAGGCTCTCTCGAACCCGTTCGCGACAATCGTGGGAGCTAG
- a CDS encoding lipid-transfer protein, with protein MTSIRDQAAIIGIGQTEFSKQIGKTEHRVACEAITAAIADAGLTPKDIDGIVRYDIETNTELALIYSLGIPHLRFFAGVTSGGGAVCGTIVLAAMAVATGQANNVVCFRARNRGKRSVTGPGKFGGGRPWEKTPQLLTDFYQYHIPFGLVTPAQEMALIYRRHMHEYGTTTEHFGMVAVAQRAHAARNPNAMMRTPITLAEHQASRWIAEPLRLLDCCLETDGACAVVVTSAERARDARQRPAYILAGAQAEGPIHIQMADYFQHWREETGGRAVAKQLYAMAGVAPADIDAAMFYDHFSPAVLLSLEDYGFCARGESGPFVAAGNIGWPDGSLPVNTHGGSLSEAFIHGYNHILEGVRQIRGTSTSQVADAELVLVTSSNTDPTGAIILRR; from the coding sequence ATGACCTCGATTCGTGACCAGGCCGCCATCATCGGTATCGGGCAGACCGAGTTCAGCAAGCAGATCGGCAAGACCGAGCATCGCGTCGCGTGTGAAGCGATCACCGCGGCGATTGCCGATGCCGGCCTAACGCCGAAGGACATCGATGGGATCGTTCGCTACGACATCGAGACCAACACCGAGCTGGCGCTGATCTACAGTCTCGGCATTCCGCATCTGCGCTTCTTCGCGGGCGTGACCTCAGGCGGCGGGGCGGTGTGCGGCACGATCGTGCTCGCGGCGATGGCGGTGGCGACCGGGCAGGCCAACAATGTCGTCTGCTTTCGCGCCCGCAATCGTGGCAAGCGTTCGGTGACGGGGCCGGGGAAGTTTGGCGGCGGCCGGCCGTGGGAGAAGACGCCGCAGTTGCTCACCGACTTCTATCAGTACCACATCCCGTTCGGCCTGGTGACGCCAGCGCAAGAGATGGCGCTGATCTACCGCCGTCACATGCACGAGTACGGCACCACCACCGAACATTTCGGGATGGTGGCCGTAGCGCAACGCGCGCACGCGGCGCGCAATCCGAATGCGATGATGCGCACGCCGATTACGCTCGCCGAGCATCAAGCGTCGCGCTGGATCGCTGAGCCGCTGCGCTTGCTCGATTGTTGTCTCGAAACCGATGGCGCCTGTGCCGTGGTCGTGACTTCGGCGGAGCGCGCGCGCGATGCGCGCCAGCGTCCGGCATACATTCTGGCCGGTGCGCAAGCGGAGGGACCGATCCACATCCAGATGGCTGACTATTTTCAGCACTGGCGCGAAGAGACCGGTGGCCGCGCTGTGGCCAAGCAGCTCTACGCGATGGCGGGCGTCGCGCCAGCGGATATCGACGCCGCGATGTTCTACGACCACTTCTCGCCGGCGGTGTTGCTCAGTCTCGAAGACTACGGCTTCTGCGCTCGCGGCGAGAGCGGTCCGTTCGTTGCCGCCGGCAACATCGGATGGCCGGACGGGTCGCTGCCGGTCAACACCCACGGCGGCAGTCTCTCGGAAGCCTTCATTCACGGCTACAACCATATCCTCGAAGGCGTGCGGCAGATTCGCGGAACGTCGACGAGTCAAGTAGCGGACGCTGAACTGGTGTTGGTGACGAGTTCCAACACCGATCCGACCGGCGCGATCATTCTACGACGATGA